The DNA region ggatttattttattataaatcatGAACGTTTCCCTGTAGCAAGAAAATGTGGTAATACTGCGGTAATAGAAGGAGAGAGACGGAGCGCTTAGTGTCCGCCCCACGTGAGTCTTTCCACCGACATAAGAGATGCTGGGATCTGGCTGCAAATTCAGCCTTAACGTTTGCAGAGCTCCAATTTCTGCAGCACAGGTGCCAAGAGGCAGGCCACAGGGCGAGGGGCCAAGCCTGGGCAGGCGGCTTCGAGGAATCACCCACAATGATGGGGAACGTGTGGGCAGTTCTGGAGCTGACCCTTAAGGgacagggcagggatggggcaatGTCCCAAACAGCGCTGCCTTGTGCAAGGAGACCTTTTTCCCCTGCGGAAAGTGGGTGCTGGAGGGAGTGTCCTGGCCCTGCCTGTCGCCCCAAAACCTGCCCTCTGGGGTTCTGCCTATGGATAAAGGGTgaaagcagcaggcagtgccCCGGTGGGGCAGGACCTGCTGTGCAGGGCAGAGAGGCCCTATGCCAGGGGGGAGGAAAGCTGCAAGGATGCCTGGCGCTGCGCAGTGCTGCGAGGGCACTGCCCCTGCATGGGTGGGCACTGCACAAGGCAGAGGGGGTGgctgctgcagtgctggtggCTGGAGGGGGGTGTTGCATGCAGTGCAGCACAGCACGGGACAGCGGGGGCGGCGGGTGCCGCACGGTGCGGGGGGGCACCGCATTGGGCCGGGCTGTCCAGCGCTTTACGATACCGCGggaggggctgctgcagaggagctgcgcTGCAGGATTTTGCATGCAGTGGAGATGCTCAGCGCCGCACAGGACCAGGGGAGGGGGAGTGCTGGGTCGGAGGTGCCGGCGCTGCACAGCGCCGGGGGGATCGCGTGGGATACGGATGCCCGGTGATGCTACGCAGGCCTGGGGGAGGTCGCTGGGATGGAGGTGCCGAGTGCTGGGGCAGGCTGcacgggaggaggaggatgctcggCGCCGCACCGTATCGAGCTGCGGGGGCGGagctgcccggcgctgcccggtgCCGGGGACCCTGCGCGGGGAGGGCTCGGTGACGGTTCCCGGCGCCGCCCGGCTCACCTGCAGGCCGGCGGCCTCGGCGCTGTgccgctcctccagctcctgcagctgcctctCCAGGGACTGGTGGGCGCCGCGCAGGCTCTCCATCTCCGCGAGGCGGGCCTGGAGCTGGCGGCGGCACTCGCCGGCCTCCCGGCGGCTGGCGCGGACGGCCTCCTGGCTGCGGGCCGCCCGCTCGTGGAGGCGGGCGCAGCGGGCGCGGTACCAGTCCTCGGCCGCCTGCAGGTTGCGGGCCGCCAGCGCCTCGTACTGGGCGCGCAgctcccgcagcgccgccgccaggtcgggccgccccgccggggccggggccggggccgtggccggggcaggggccgcggccggggccggggccgggggcgcggcggcgcggagcgcggCGCCCAGCTGGGCCAGCTGCTCGGCGTGGGCGCTGCGCAGCGCCGCCAGCTCctcccgcagcgccgccgcccgccgctccaggtcggcgcgggcgcgggcggcccccTCGGCCGCCTGCTGCCGGGAGCGCAGCGCCTGCTCCGCctcggcgcggccccgcgcctccTCCTCGCAGCGCGCCCGCAGCCGCTGCGTCTCCTCGGCCAGGCGCGCCCGCTCCAGCGCCGCCTGCGCCCGCTCCCCGTGCGCCTCCTCcaggcgggcgcgcagggcgcgcaGCTCCCCGCCCAGCAGCTGGCCCAGCCGGCGCGGCTCGGCCGACCTCTGCCGCAGCGCCGCCAGCTCCGCCGCCAGCGCCCGGTTCCGCTCCTCCAGCGCCCGCACCCGCTCGATGTAGCCGGCGAAGCGCTCGTTGAGGCCCTGCAGCTGCTCCTTCTCGCtggcccgcgcccgccgcggctcGGCGCtgcgctcccgccccggccccggctccgcgcccgggcgcgcccgccggcccgccgccccctcggGGCGCCGCGGGGCCTCCGCGAAGAGGTGGCGGTAGGAGGCGGCCagcgccgccggctccgcgccgtAGCTCATGGCGACGGAGCAGGACCggcgaaggcggcggcggcggcgcttatgtacggcggggcggggcgcggcgcggtgcggagcggggcggggcgctccggcggggagggggcgcggtGCGGAGCGGTGCGGTGCGGAGCGGTGCGGTGCGCGGTACGGTGCGGAGCCCCTCTGAGGTGCTGTGCGGagcgcggtgcggtgcggaggGCGGTGCGTCCCCGGGCCGCCGCGGTAGGAGGCGGCGGGAGCTGTCCGTGCGCCGCGGTGCTGAAGGGCtgtggcggcgggcggggcacGGGGCGGGACAGATGGATGTATGTGTGTagggatggacggacagacgcACGGGGACACAGAAAGAGCGCGCAAACATACACGGGGAGATGGTCAaggtcacacacacacaaagagacaGACGGACGCACAGGCACGCGAAAAGGGACGAGCACATTCGCGGTaaaatgcacacatacacatgctcAGAGCGAGACAGACAAAGGGACGAGCAGACGTGCAGAGAGACACACGCAGATGCACACGCAGATGCACAGGCAAGGagaggcagaaacagaaggaagcagGCGGAAATGGGCAGGTGGAGAGACAGAGTCAGGCAGGCACACAGAGAGACAAAGAGGcaggcagacacacagacacacacagacacagacacacacaccccactgCTGCTGGGGTATCCCCAGCCGTCCCCGCTGATGCCCAAGGGAACCCGTGCTGTGCACCTGTGCCTGGGGTGAAGGTGTCCCACGGGGCTggtcccagcccctctcctccggTGGGGACCGGAGGAGGGTGCCTACGGCAGCATGGGGTCTCCACAGGATGGGGCAGCGGGCGGTTGGAGTGCAGGGGGGGGTGAAGAGGTGGGGATGTGCCTGGAGGAGGGGGTGCCCAGAACAGAGACTCATCGTCGGTCCAGCCATACCACAGGGGACACACGGGGAAGGATTTTGCCTCCAGGTTGTTTGCCAGGAACTGAAAGAACCACTTCAGTTTCTCTCCTGTCCACACAAGCGGGCTGGGCCTTCCCACTGGCAGGGGTTTGCTGGGAGTACCCAAGGCTGCAGAGCTgacggggaggggacacagacaCCCCACCTCCAGGCCAAGCACCGTGCCCAGGAACACAGCATCCCATGACAGGACCTGCCAAGGGACCAGTGGGAAGTGACTGGTCTCTGGGAACAGCAGCACAAACTGTGgctgtgaaatggaaaaacagcttaaaataactGTGATCCTggaaaaacagcttaaaataactGTGATCCAGGTGTGAGGAACATGGTGAAATGTGCAACCAGATCCTGCCTCCTGCTGTACATCTCTGTGCCACTGAGCTCTGCACTGATGCCCAGTTCCTCTGCTCCACTTGTCCCTGCTTCTCCTCACAGGTGACCAGGGGACAGCATGAGGGAGGTCCAGCAGATGAGCGGGGAGGACGAGCAAGCCAGGGCTGGCACTGGAGAGAGATGTGAATTCCAAAAGACCTGTCACTGTTTCAAAGGGACCAGCCAAATGGGGAGAGATGGTACTGGGATTCACATCTCCTTGGGATCAGAAGTTAATGATAACAGTGGCTCCGGAGGAGGCCCTGCAAGCATGGCAGCAACCCTGGCTGGAGTGCACAGGAGCCCACGTCCCTGCAGCCATGCTTAGAAGGGCACTGCCTGGGGCAGAAACCCCATGGGGAAAACATCCCTTTCACTTGGGAGTGAGGTGAGCCCAGCCCAAGGTGGAGCACTGCCCCACTGCCGGAGCAGGCTGGTCCTACGCCTGCAGTCAGGGATTGGTGATGGATcaacacacacatgtatataccCCACCTTcatcctgtctgtctgtcccataGGGCATAGGAGGAATGAGGAGTGTCCGTCGGTGGAGACAAAGGAAAGAGACAGGAGCTATGCACACACTTGGGCAAGAGACCTGGCTTGTGCCTTGTTTTTCCAGGACTCAGATCTGCTCACAGGTAGTTTTCCTGGAAGGACTCAATTTTCCTGAAGCCCATTTTAGGTCGGTGGCTGCAAGGCTACAGCACTTGGATTGTCGGTGGCAGAGCAGGCCAGGCAGACAGCCTCAGCCCACGCTGGGGTCTGCCAGCCATCCTGGCCCTGGAGCGTGACACCTGGCCCGGGCTGCCTGCTCACACTGCTGATGCAGAAATGCTCTCcttggtctgggttttttttaggtcTTTCACATACTCCTCACACGCAAGTGCATTTTACTACTTCCTCGACACCCATTGCTTTGCATTATAATATCCTAAGTCAGGTTTCTGCTACTGGCAATAACTGATCAAGTAACTGCGAAGTTACCAGCTCTGCTTAGTTGTGTGTGTGGCACCATTTTGATGACTTTGCTCTGATGCTTATTACTGATGGTGAAGGCTGTTGTGGTTCTCTTTTGTCTTCGAAAAGTGCAGTGCAGCCTATCCTGGCCTCCCGACTTGTGCTGTTTTAGCACTGCCATACATATGTAGTCTAACAGCGGAGTTAGGAGTGTCACAGTGTCCTCCAGCAGAAGAAATGCAAGGGTCTCTGCAGGGACTGCTGATGTCCATGAGATTGAATccctttgcttcctaatgggttgAGGTGTTCTGGAGTCTTTCTACACAGAGGGAAGGAGACTGCACGAAACAGGTGGGACCCAAGCCCGTTGCTGGTGTGACTGCTGGGACCTTGTAGCTGAATGAGCACAAGGAGTTGAAGTCAATAAATGATAGTAAGCGCTGCTGTCCTGCAGAACAAGGATGTGGCTCCAGCTCGCTGGACGGCTGCTTCTTTCAGAGGAGCAAAGGGTGGCCGAGACCTTGGGATTCAAATCAGCATGAGCTGTCAGTTCTGGGGGTGCTCCCATgttccaggcagctgcagcaggaccccCATCCCAGGTGGCTGGCACCCAAATGCAATTCCCTTGTGAGCCCCTTGAACCCCTGACCAGCTCTCAGGGGCTGACTTGGCCAACAAACCTGTACAGCCCTCCCAGTGAgagggagagctgcagtgtggcCACATCCTGGAGAAGGAGCCATGTCCTGGCAGACTGGAAGGAAGTCCTTGAAAGATCCAgacccaaacccccaaaattccCCAAATTCTGTTACTCtacttctattctattctattctattctattctattctattctattctatcctaagGTCAGAGGCTGGAGACAAGCTGAACACCAGTGTGTCAGTCCTGAAATGAGATGGCAAGCTGgaagtgggcacaaactgaaaccgGGGCAGTGCCTGGGCTGCTTTCAGCCTCAGGAAACCTTGATGCCAGAGTAACACATGGATCTCTATTGGGGACACACAAGTGGCCACGGGGGGGTCTTTATCAGgccagaaaacaggcagaaaactaaagaaaaacagtcCACTATCTAAGAATTGCACTACTGAAACCTAGTTGCCCAGGACCTTTCCATACCTCCCAGTTGCTTCAAAAATCAGTGCCTGTGAGACAGCAGGAGGAGTCCTTAAAACTCTGTGATCCTCTTCGCACAGCAGCCGCCTGCTGATGGGGCTCGTTAAACAATTTATCTCCCGAGCTGCAATCTGCCTGGGCTTGTGATTCAGAGGAAAAAGCCGTCCTCTGAGCTGTGCACACCCAGCAATGGGACACACACCTTCCGGCCAGTTTCCAGCACAGTCCATTAAACTAATGCTCTGGGTAGGTGTTTCGCCACCCGGCTTCACTGCGGTGGCCGCGTGAGAGGGAAATGCTTCCTGGCGGTGGGAAAAAGGCAGATCCAAGTGTCTCCTGTGAGGCTGCAGCCAGATCTCCCGCAGCACAGGTGGGCTGACCCCTGTGGGTAAGGGCAGCAAAATCAGGGAGAAAACATATGTAAATGACAAACATGTTAATAAGAAAGAAGGATGTATTTGCTGaattgcacacacacaaaaacactaataaaaataggaaaatggcTGTACTGGGTCCCTCTAACTCAGGAGTTTGTTTCTGACTGTGGCAGATTTATGCTTCCCTGGTATAAGTTCTCTGGTTCTGGCTGTCTGTGGCTCTGGGGCTCCCTGGGCAGCAGTCACATCCCTGTGTTTGCTGGCCCTTATCTAATCAGTGCAAGTTCACGTCCTGGATGCCACCGTGCTCTGTAATCCACAGTTTGATAATGCGCTGTATGAAAAAACATCATCTTTGTTTGCACTTCAGAGTCGCTGCCAGC from Mycteria americana isolate JAX WOST 10 ecotype Jacksonville Zoo and Gardens chromosome 6, USCA_MyAme_1.0, whole genome shotgun sequence includes:
- the INA gene encoding alpha-internexin; protein product: MDCAGNWPEDYICMAVLKQHKSGGQDRLHCTFRRQKRTTTAFTISNKHQSKVIKMPQFVLLFPETSHFPLVPWQVLSWDAVFLGTVLGLERRRRRLRRSCSVAMSYGAEPAALAASYRHLFAEAPRRPEGAAGRRARPGAEPGPGRERSAEPRRARASEKEQLQGLNERFAGYIERVRALEERNRALAAELAALRQRSAEPRRLGQLLGGELRALRARLEEAHGERAQAALERARLAEETQRLRARCEEEARGRAEAEQALRSRQQAAEGAARARADLERRAAALREELAALRSAHAEQLAQLGAALRAAAPPAPAPAAAPAPATAPAPAPAGRPDLAAALRELRAQYEALAARNLQAAEDWYRARCARLHERAARSQEAVRASRREAGECRRQLQARLAEMESLRGAHQSLERQLQELEERHSAEAAGLQDTIGQLEDDLRNTRNEMARHLREYQDLLNVKMALDIEIAAYRKLLEGEETLFSTGSVGLSALNTLPNPTYSFQPRGFSSSTLSFKEEEQGEVIKVISKISSSRAEMIEGTITSAKKRGRLNLHEGIIANAKM